ACCCCGCGTCCGTCCCGGCGCGCTGCGATTGTCGCCCCTCGATAACGATCGCGCCCGGTCGTTGACGAATGGCTACTGTGTCCGGGTGCACATGATCTTCCGGACGATGCTCCACTTCCTGCTCTCGAGGTTCGGTCCGCGTCTCGGGCACTGGGACGTCGCGCGCACGCGGTTCCGGGTGCTGCCGACCGACCTCGACATTCTGAAGCACATGAACAACGGCGTGTACCTGTCGATCGCCGACATCGGCCGGTTCGACATGCTGTCGCGCAACGGGGTGTGGGCGATCTTCAAGCGGAAGGGCTGGTATCCGGTCGTCGCGTCCGAGACCATCTCGTTCCGCAAATCGCTCGAACTGTGGCAGCCGTTCGTGGTGGAGTCGCGCATCCTCGGCTTCGACGAGAAGGCCGTGTACGTCGAGCAGCGGTTCACGGTCGACGGCGAGATCTACACGCAGGCCTTCATCCGCGGGCGGTTCCTCAAGCGGGGCGGCGGGGTCGTGACCATCGACGAGCTGCTGGAGGCCGTCGGCCCGTCGCCGACGGACGTCACCGTGCCGCAGTGGCTGCGCGACTGGGGCGTCGACGCGGCGCTGCCGTCGACCCGCGCCGAGGCGCCGAGCGTGTGGAGCGAGTGATCCTGCGCGGAGCGGTGCCGCTGTCAGCCGCGTGACGTAGCATGCCGTCCATGTCCGCCGTGCTCCCCGCTCCCGCGCCGCGGGCGGAGCCGGCGGCCGAGACGGTGTACCGTCCCGCCCAGCCGATCGACATGCCGGGGACGCTGGCGCTGCTCGGGCGCGGGCCGTACGACCCGACGACCCAGTGGGACCTGCGTGGGATGTGGCGCACCTGGCGCACGCCGGAGGGGCCGGCGACGCTGCGTGTGCTGCGTCCCGCCTCCGACGGGTCCGTGACGGCGGCCGCCTGGGGCCCGGGCGCCGGCTGGGCGATCGCGGGCGTGCCCCGCCTGCTCGGCGGCGACGACGACTGGAGCGGGCTCGACGTGAGCGGGCATCGGCTGCTGCGCGACAGCCTCCACCGCAACCCGGGGCTCCGGCTCGCCCGCACCGGGCAGGTGCTGGAGGCGCTGCTCCCCGCGATCATCGAGCAGCGCGTCACGAGTCTGGAGGCGTACCGGTCGTGGGCGCGCCTGCTGCGCTGGTACGGCGAGCCGGCGCCCGGGCCGGCGCCCGAGGGCATGCGGGTCGTGCCGACGCTGGAGACGTGGCGCGGCATCCCGTCGTGGGACTGGCACCGGGCGGGCGTCGACCCCCGCCGGGCGCGTGCCGCCCAGGCCGTGCTCGCCGTTGGCCGGTCGCTGGAGCGCGCGGCCGAGCGCGCCTCCACGCTGGACGAGGCTGCCGCCGCCCTGCAGACGGTACCGGGCGTCGGGCTCTGGACCGCGGCCGAGACGCTGCAGCGCTCGCACGGCCACCCCGATCTCGTCAGCGTCGGCGACTACCACCTGGCGCATCAGGTCGGCGAGGCCCTGATCGGCAAGCGGGTCGACGACGACGGCATGCTCGAGCTGCTCGAGCCCTGGGCGGGTCATCGCCAACGGGTCGTGCGGCTCATCTTCGCGAGCGGTTTCCGGTTCCAGCGACGCGGTCCGCGGATGACCGTGCAGGATCATCGCTGGCACTGAGCTGCTGCACTGGGCGCGGTGGCTTCTGCTACCCCAGCGTCCCGTCGCGGTGGGCGGCGGCGTGCTCGGTCTTGAGGTCGTGCGACATCTCACGGCACAGGGTCTCGTAGTGCTCCAGCATGCTGGGGTAGTAGTCGTCCCAGCGCGGGAGCGGGCGCCCGTCATGAGCCGCCAACATCCGGTCGAGGTAGTAGTCCCAGCCGACCCCGATGTCCGCCTCGCCCGTCAGTGTGCGCAGACGCTGGGCGAACGTGACGGTCGTATGGCCGCTCGCCTCCGTCAGGTGCACGTACATGCGGCGGGAGTCGCCCGCGTGGCCGACGTCGACGTGGAGGCGGTGCGGGGCCTCGCACTCCATGATCGCGACGTCCTCCCACTCGGCGTCGTCGCCTTCGGCCGTCATCCGGAACTTGACCGCGCCCGTGCGCGGATTGCCGGTGAACTCGCCGATCCACTGCTGCAGATAGCCGGTGCGGCTGAAGAGCGCCCACACCTCCTCGATCGGCGCTCGCAGGATGCGGTCCAGGACCACATAGACGCCGTCGTCCTTGCGGACCAATCGACCTGTCGGTTGCGGCTGCATGGTGACCTCCCGGTGAGTCAGTCCCCGATGGACCTCACCTTAGTCATGCGATCGCGAAACCGGCAGGGGCGACTCCGGACTCAGCCCTCGAGCACCGCCATCGCCGCGTTGTGGCCGCCCAGGCCGCTGACCGCGCCGCCGCGGCGGGCGCCGGAGCCGCACAGCAGGATGCGCGGGTGCCGCGTCGCGACCCCCCAGCGCTGGGCCGGCGTGTCGAGCGCGTCGTCGTCCTCGGCGAACGGCCACGAGAGCGGGCCGTGGAAGATGTTGCCGCCGGGCATGTTCAGCGCGCGCTCCAGGTCGCGCGTGGTCTTGGTCTCGATGCAGGGCCGGCCGTCGGCGTCGGTGAGCAGCAGGCTCTCGATCGGCTCGGCGAGCACCGAATCGAGGGAGGCGAGCACGGCATCCTGCAGCCGCTGCCGGGTGGCGTCGTTGTTCTCGTCGGTCAGCCACCGATCGGGGGTGTGCAGGCCGAAGACGGTGATGGTCTGCGCGCCCGATTCGGCGAGCTCCGGGTCGAGGATGGTCGGGTCGGCGAGGGTGTGGCAGTAGATCTCGCAGGGCAGCAGCTCGGGCATGACGCCGCGGGTCATCCCCGCGTACGCCTCCTCGAGCTGGGTGTACGTCTCGTTGATATGGAAGGTGCCGCCGAAGGCCGCCTCGGGTGCGACCGACTCGTCGCGCAGGCGGGGCAGGCGCTTCAGGAGGAGGTTGACCTTGACCTGGGCGCCCTCCGCGCGGGGGCGCGGGGGCTGCGGCTCCTCGCCCAGGAGCGCGTCGAGCACGTCGGGCGCCGCGTTGACCAGGACGTGCCGGCCCTCCACCCTTCGCTCGTGGCCGTTGCGCACGTAGTCGACGCTGCCGTCGGGGTGGATGGCGGTGACCTCGGCGCCCGTGACGATGCGGGCGCCCGCCTCGCGTGCGACGCGCGCCAGCTCGCCGGTGACGGCGCCCATGCCGCCGATGGGTACGTCCCACTCACCGGTGCCCTGGCCGATCACGTGGTAGAGGAAGCAGCGGTTCTGGTCGAGCGCGGGGTCGCCGAGGCTCGAGAAGGTGCCGATCAGGGCATCGGTGGCGGCCACGCCGCGCACGAGGTCGCTGGTGAGGCGCGACTCGATGAAGCCGCCGATCGGACGCTCGATCAGCGCCTCCCACAGCTCGTCGTCGCCCACCAGTGCGCGGGCCTCTGAGCGGGTGAGCAGCGGCTCGGTGACGGTGGGCCAGAGCGCGCGTGCGACTGCGCCGGTGGACTCGTAGAAGGCGTCGAACGCCTCGGCGTCCTCGGCCGCGCCGACCTCGGCGAAGGAGGCGGCTGTCGCGGCGGGGTCCGTGTTGTCGACCAGGAGGCCGGATCCGGGGTTGCCGGGGACGGGCGTGTAGGAGGAGTAGCGGCGGCGGGCGAGCCGGATGTCGAGGCGGAGGTCGTCGATGATGCGCTGCGGGAGCAGGCTCACGAGGTACGAGTAGCGCGAGAGGCGGGCCTCCACACCGGGGAAGGCCTGAGCGCTCACGGCGGCGCCGCCCACCTCGTCGAGACGCTCCAGCAGGATGACGCTGCGACCCGCCTGGGCGAGGTACGCGGCGGCGGTGAGGCCGTTGTGCCCGCCGCCGACGATGACCACGTCGTGGGAGGGGGCGGAGGCGTGCGCGGCGGCGGCGAGATCGGTCATGGGACGAGCCTAGAGCGTGCTTTCGTCTCCACAGGAAGGCCTTCCTTGGGAGTTGTCCACGACTTGCGCTCGGCCCTTCGTCGCGTGTGCGGCGGACGAATACAGTCGAGGCATGGTCGAACACACGGACGGGGTCGAGACGCGCCCGGCACAGCTGGCTCAGGAGGCTGTCGAGCTCGTGCGCACCTGGCTGGGCGAGAGCGCGCGCGGCGAGGCGCACGACGATCCGGCGGCCGAGCGGCTGGCCGGCGTGCTGCGCGACCCGCACGGGCTGGAGTTCGCGGTCGGCTTCGTCGACGGTGTTGCCCGGCCGCAGGACCTCTTCGTGGCGGGTTACAACCTCCAGCGCGTGGCGAAGACGATCCCGCGCTTCCTGCCCTGGTACCTCCGCTTCGCGCTCTGGCTCGGCGGCGTGCTCGGGCCGGTGCTGCCCTGGGTCGTCGTGCCGATCGCGCGGCGGGTGCTGCGCCGCATGGTCGGTCACCTGGTGGTCGACGCGACGCCCGAGCGGCTCGGGCCGTCGATCGACCGGCTGCGCGCCTCCGGCGACGTCCGCCTGAACCTCAACCTGCTCGGGGAGGCGGTTCTCGGCGAGCAGGAGGCTGCCCGCCGCCTCGAGGGCACGCGAGCGCTGCTCGCGCGCGACGACGTGGACTACGTCTCGATCAAGGTGTCGTCGATCGTCCCGCAGCTGTCGATGTGGGCCTTCGACGAGAACGTGGAGCGGGTGGTGGAGCGACTGCTGCCGCTCTACGAGCTGGCCGCGGCCTCCCCGACGCCCAAGTTCATCAACCTCGACATGGAGGAGTACCGCGACCTCCACCTGACCATCGCCGTGTTCATGGACCTGCTCAGTCGGCCGCAGCTCATGAACCTTGAAGCGGGGATCGTGCTGCAGGCGTACCTCCCCGACGCGCTCGACGCGCTCCAGACGCTCACCGAGTGGGCGACGGACCGGCGGATCGCGGGCGGTGCGGCGGTCAAGGTGCGTCTGGTGAAGGGCGCCAACCTCGCGATGGAGCACGTGGACGCCGCCCTGCACGGCTGGCCGCTCGCGACCTACGGTGACAAGCAGTCGACCGACGCGAACTACAAGCGGGTGCTCGACTGGGCGCTCACGCCGGAGCACACGTACGCGGTCAAGCTCGGCGTGGCCGGGCACAACCTGTTCGACGTGGCGTACGCCTGGCTGCTGGCGTCGCGTCGCGGGGTCACCGACCGGATCGACTTCGAGATGCTGCTCGGCATGGCGACGGCGCAGGCCGAGGTCGTCAAGCGGACGGTCGGGGAGCTCCTGCTCTACACGCCGGTGGTCGACCCGCGCGAGTTCGACGTGGCCATCTCGTACCTCGTGCGCCGGCTGGAGGAGAACGCCAGCCCCGAGAACTTCATGTCGGCGGTGTTCGAACTGGGGAGCGATCCCGCCGCCTTCGAGCGGGAGCGCGACCGCTTCCTCGCCTCGGTGGCGCAGCTGGAGGCCGACCCGCTGCCGCGCGGCGCGGCTCCGCTGCCGAATCGCCAGCAGGATCGCGCGCGGGAGCGGGAGGAGGCCGAGCCGGCGTTGACGCGGCCGCCGGCGGGGTCTGAGCCGCCGGTCCCCTCGGGCTCCCCGGTGCCTGCGGTATCGGACGCGGACGAGGCGTCGCCGGTGGAGGCCGAGGGGCTGACCAGCGTCGTGCTGGGCTTGACGCGCGGGTCGAGCGGGCTCGATGCGCCTCTGGATATCGCCGGTGCGGTTGCGGCGGCGGGCGGGGCAGAAACGGATGCGCCGTCGGAGTTCCGGAACGCGCAGGACACCGACCCATCGTTGCCGGTGAACCGCACGTGGGGGCGGCGGATCCTGGCGCGCTCGGCCGACTCCGATATCGGTGCGGCCACGATCGCCGCGGCGGTCATCTCCGACGCGCGGCGGCTGGAGGCGGCCATCCAGACGGTGCGGGCGGCGGGCGTCGAGTGGGGAGCCCGCAGCGGAGCCGAGCGGGCCGCGCTGCTCGACCGGGCCGGGCGGGCGCTCGAGGCGAACCGCGACCGGTTGATCGAGGTGATGGCGTCCGAGACGGGCAAGACCATCGCGGAGGCCGACCCCGAGGTCAGCGAGGCCGTCGACTTCGCCCACTACTACGCGACGCTCGCGCGCGAGCTCGACACCGTGCAGGGGGCGCGGTTCGTGCCGTCGGCGCTCACGGTCGTCACCCCGCCGTGGAACTTCCCGGTCGCGATCCCGGCCGGGTCGGTGCTGGCGGCGCTCGCCGCGGGCAGCGGTGTCATCATCAAGCCGGCTCCGCAGGCCCGGCGCTCGGGTGCCGTCATGGTGGAGGCGCTGTGGGAGGCGGGGATCCCGCACAACCTGCTCCGGCTCGTCGATGTGGCAGAGGACGACCTCGGTCAGCGGCTGGTCGCCGACCCGCGGGTCGACCGGGTGATCCTCACCGGGTCGTACGACACAGCGCGGCTGTTCCGGTCGTGGCGGCCCGACCTCCCGCTGCTCGCCGAGACCAGCGGCAAGAACGCGATCATCGTCACGCCCAGCGCCGACATCGACCTCGCGGTCGCCGACATCGTCAAGAGCGCGTTCGGGCACGCCGGGCAGAAGTGCTCGGCGGCGAGCCTGGTGATCCTCGTCGGGTCGATGGCGCGGTCGGAGCGGTTCCGCAACCAGCTGATCGATGCGACGACCAGCCTGCGGGTCGGCTATCCGAGCGACCCGATGAGCCAGATGGGGCCGCTCATCGAGCCGGCATCGGGCAAGCTGGCGCACGCGCTCACGACGCTCGGGGCCGAGGAGGAGTGGCTCGTCGAGCCCAAGCCGCTCGATGGGACCGGGCGGCTGTGGCTGCCGGGCATCCGCTCGGGGGTGCAGCCGGGGTCGTACTTCCACCTCACCGAGTTCTTCGGGCCGGTCCTCGGGATCATGACCGCGCGGAACCTCGAAGAGGCTATCCGCTACCAGAACGCGGTCGAGTACGGGCTGACGGCCGGCCTGCATTCGCTGGAGTCCGAAGAGCTCGCCCTCTGGCTCGATACCGTCGATGCCGGCAACCTCTACGTCAACCGGGGCATCACGGGGGCGATCGTGCGGCGGCAGCCGTTCGGCGGCTGGAAGCGGTCCTCCGTCGGCGCCGGGGCCAAGGCCGGAGGCCCGAACTACCTGATCGGGCTCGGCTCGTGGGTGCCGGAGCAGGGGCAGTCGAGTCGGAGCCTCCACCTCCGCGGGCTGGAGCCCCGGGTGACGCAGCTGATCGAGTCGGGGCAGTCGTCGATGGACTACGCGGCGTTCGACCTGGTGCGGCGTTCCGCGCTGAGCGACGCCATCGCCGTTGCGACCGAGTATCACCGGGTGAAGGACGTGTCCGGGCTGGGCGTCGAGCGCAACCTGTTCCGGTACCGGCCGGTGCCCGTCACCATCCGCCTGTCGGAGGGGGCGACGCTTCCCGAGCTCCTGCGGATCATGGCGGCGGGGACGGTCGCGCGGTCGCGGTTCAGCGTCAGCACGGCCACGCCCCTACCTCGCGCGGTGCACCAGGTGCTCAAAGACCGGGAGGTCGAGGTCGTCGTGGAGTCGGACGCGCACTGGCTCTCGCGGGTCCGGTCGCACCGGGTGACGGCGCACCGCATCCGGCTCATCGGAGGGGACCGCGCGGCGCTGGCGGCAGCGCTCGGGGGGAGCCCCGACGTGGCGATCTACGCGGGTCCGGTGACGGCGTCGGGGCGGGTCGAGGTGCTGCCGTTCGTGCACGAGCAGGCGATCTCGATCACGAACCACCGGTTCGGCAACCCGACCCGGCTGTCGGAGGGGGTGATCTGAGGGCGGGCGTACGCTGAGGCCCATGACGACTTCCGAGAGCTCTTCCGTTCCTGCTGCCGCGTCGGGTGTGCCGGCCGTTCCGTTGAACTCGGGTGGCAGCATCCCGCAGGTCGGGCTCGGTACCTGGCCTCTCGACGACGGCGAGGTCGAGCGCGCGGTGATCGAGGCGGCCGGGATCGGGTACCGGCACGTCGACACCGCCGCCAAGTACGGCAACGAGACCGGGGTCGGACGCGGTGTCGCGGGGAGCGGTGTCGCGCGTGAGGAGTGGTTCGTCACCACCAAGCTCGACGGCCAGTTCCAGGGTGACGACAAGGCGATCGCCGGGCTGGACGAGAGCCTGCGCAAGCTCGGGCTGGAGTACGTGGATCTGCTGCTGATCCACTGGCCGCTTCCGGCGCGCGACCAGTTCGTGTCGACCTGGGAGACGTTCATCCGGCTGCGGGAGCAGGGCAAGGCGCGGGCCATCGGGGTCTCCAACTTCAAGCCGGCGCACCTCGACCGGTTGATCGCCGAGACGGGGGTCGCGCCCGCCGTGAACCAGATCGAGCTGAGCCCGGCGATCCAGCGGCGCGAGCAGCGGGCGTACGACGCCGAGCACGGCATCGTGACCGAGTCGTGGAGTCCGATCGGTGGCGGGTCCGGCGACCTGCTCTCCGCTCCGGTGCTCGCGGAGCTGGCCGAGAAGCACGGCAGGACGCCGGGGCAGATCGTCCTCCGCTGGCACGTGCAGAACGGGCTCGTCGCCATCCCGAAGTCCAAGAGCCCCGAGCGCATGGCGCAGAACCTCGCCATCTTCGACTTCGAGCTCGACAGCGACGACCTGGCCGCCCTCGACACCCTCGACCAGGGCCCCGACGCGGGCGTCGACTCCGACCGGTCGGGGCACTAACGGCGTACGCGCGCCGTCAGCGTGAGGAGCGTTGCTCCCGCCGCGAGGGAGCCGTATGCGAGGGTCGTCGAGGCCCACGTTCCGCTGTAGGTGGTGATCGTGCCGTTCCCGTCCGCACGGTCCCACTTGCAGGCGCGTCCGAGGGGCCACCAGCTCAGCGTCTGCGTCACGGTATCACCGCTTTCGCTGACGACGGCGAGCGGTGACGCGGGTCCCTCCTGAAAGCACGTGTTCGTGGTGGCGGAGCCGACCGAGACCAGAAGCGACGCCGCGCCGACCAGCAGCCCGAGCAGCCCCACCGTGCCGAGGGCGGCGCGGAGCCCTCGCGACGTCGTGCGCGACGTCGTGCGCCACCTCCGGCGCGGCGGCGTGAGCGGAGTCGTGTGCGGCGGCACAGCCGGCCCCGCGCCTAGTCCGCGTCCCGCACGAGCGGCAGCGTCACCGTCACCTCCAGGCCCGTCGGCTCCGCGTTCGCGAGGACCACGCCGCCGCCGGCCGCGTCGGCGAGGGCGGCGACGATGGCGAGGCCGAGGCCGCCTCCCGTGCCCGATCGGGAGGTGCGGGCGCCGTCGGCGCGGGTGAAGCGGTCCAGAGCGACCGGGATGAAGTCGGCCGGCATTCCGGGGCCGGTGTCGCGCACGGTCAGGACCACGTCGGAGTCCGTGACCGACAGGGACGCCGTGACCGACGCCTCCTTCAGCGATGCCGAGCGGATCGCGGTGATCGCGTTGCCGAGCAGGTTGTCGAGGATGCGGCCGACGTCGGTGGGGGAGAGGGCCACCCGCGCGTCCGCGTCCGGGCGGCGGCGCGGGTCGTAGTCGTAGTCGATGGAGATACGGCCCTCATCGTCGTCGCTGCTCACCAGCAGGCGGGCGCGGTCGACGGCGTCGGTGAGCTCGTCCGCGAAGGTGCGCCAGTCGATCCGGCCGCTCGACGGGCCGGCCTCGATGCGCGAGAGCTCGAGCAGGTTGTTCGCCAGCTGGCCCAGCCGCAGCGCGGTCGCGTGCGACGAGCGGATGTCGGAGAGCAGCGACTCCGCGTCGCCCGCATCCAGCTCCGCCAGCTCCAGCTGCCCGCGGAGCACAGCGAGGGGCGTGCGCAGCTCGTGGCTGGCATCCGACACCATCTGGCGCTCCCGCTCGGCGGAGGCGCGCAGGCGACGGATCAGGTCGTTCAGGGTGGTGGCGAGGGCCGACAGCTCGTCCTCCGCCGGGCCGACGGTCAGCAGGCCGGTGGACTCCTCGCGGCGACTGCGCTCCTCGCCGGCGATGCGCTCCGCCTGCTCCCGCATCCTGCTCACCGGGCGCAGCGCCGCGCGTGCCAGCAGCCACGACGCGGCGCCGAAGCCGAGGATGAGCACGGCAGCGCCGATGAGCAGCGCGGCGGTGAGACGGTCCAGGATCAGGGCGGTCGTCTCGTCGTTGCGTGCGGCGACGATGTGGATGGGGCCGGCCGTCGTCTCGATCGTGTGCGTCATCACGAGGTACTGGTCGTCGCCGAGCTGGAACGCGGTCGGGGTGTCCTCCAGCCGGATCAGCGTGGCGATACGCCGCTCCATCGCGGCCGGGAGGGTGGAGGCGAGGAGCTTGCCGCTCGACGACACGACGGCCAGCTCCTGGCCGCCGCCCGGCAGGTCGAAGGGCCCGTCGGGGTTCTCGCGCACCGACTCCTCCGGTGTGCTGATGTCGTTGCTCAGGAGGGTCACGGTCGCGTTGTGCAGGATGCCGGCGACGCCGATGCGGATCACCACGACGGCGACGAGCCCGAACAGTGTCGCCACGATGAGGCTGCCGATCGTGATGCGGGCCGTGATCGACAGCCGGCGCAGCCGGTTCACGAGCGCGACGCGCCCCGGCCCTCCGCGGACGCGGGCTCGGCAGCAGCCGCAGCACTAGCAGCAGTAGGGGC
The sequence above is a segment of the Leifsonia williamsii genome. Coding sequences within it:
- a CDS encoding thioesterase family protein — translated: MIFRTMLHFLLSRFGPRLGHWDVARTRFRVLPTDLDILKHMNNGVYLSIADIGRFDMLSRNGVWAIFKRKGWYPVVASETISFRKSLELWQPFVVESRILGFDEKAVYVEQRFTVDGEIYTQAFIRGRFLKRGGGVVTIDELLEAVGPSPTDVTVPQWLRDWGVDAALPSTRAEAPSVWSE
- a CDS encoding aldo/keto reductase, with the translated sequence MTTSESSSVPAAASGVPAVPLNSGGSIPQVGLGTWPLDDGEVERAVIEAAGIGYRHVDTAAKYGNETGVGRGVAGSGVAREEWFVTTKLDGQFQGDDKAIAGLDESLRKLGLEYVDLLLIHWPLPARDQFVSTWETFIRLREQGKARAIGVSNFKPAHLDRLIAETGVAPAVNQIELSPAIQRREQRAYDAEHGIVTESWSPIGGGSGDLLSAPVLAELAEKHGRTPGQIVLRWHVQNGLVAIPKSKSPERMAQNLAIFDFELDSDDLAALDTLDQGPDAGVDSDRSGH
- a CDS encoding sensor histidine kinase; its protein translation is MNRLRRLSITARITIGSLIVATLFGLVAVVVIRIGVAGILHNATVTLLSNDISTPEESVRENPDGPFDLPGGGQELAVVSSSGKLLASTLPAAMERRIATLIRLEDTPTAFQLGDDQYLVMTHTIETTAGPIHIVAARNDETTALILDRLTAALLIGAAVLILGFGAASWLLARAALRPVSRMREQAERIAGEERSRREESTGLLTVGPAEDELSALATTLNDLIRRLRASAERERQMVSDASHELRTPLAVLRGQLELAELDAGDAESLLSDIRSSHATALRLGQLANNLLELSRIEAGPSSGRIDWRTFADELTDAVDRARLLVSSDDDEGRISIDYDYDPRRRPDADARVALSPTDVGRILDNLLGNAITAIRSASLKEASVTASLSVTDSDVVLTVRDTGPGMPADFIPVALDRFTRADGARTSRSGTGGGLGLAIVAALADAAGGGVVLANAEPTGLEVTVTLPLVRDAD
- a CDS encoding phytoene desaturase family protein; its protein translation is MTDLAAAAHASAPSHDVVIVGGGHNGLTAAAYLAQAGRSVILLERLDEVGGAAVSAQAFPGVEARLSRYSYLVSLLPQRIIDDLRLDIRLARRRYSSYTPVPGNPGSGLLVDNTDPAATAASFAEVGAAEDAEAFDAFYESTGAVARALWPTVTEPLLTRSEARALVGDDELWEALIERPIGGFIESRLTSDLVRGVAATDALIGTFSSLGDPALDQNRCFLYHVIGQGTGEWDVPIGGMGAVTGELARVAREAGARIVTGAEVTAIHPDGSVDYVRNGHERRVEGRHVLVNAAPDVLDALLGEEPQPPRPRAEGAQVKVNLLLKRLPRLRDESVAPEAAFGGTFHINETYTQLEEAYAGMTRGVMPELLPCEIYCHTLADPTILDPELAESGAQTITVFGLHTPDRWLTDENNDATRQRLQDAVLASLDSVLAEPIESLLLTDADGRPCIETKTTRDLERALNMPGGNIFHGPLSWPFAEDDDALDTPAQRWGVATRHPRILLCGSGARRGGAVSGLGGHNAAMAVLEG
- a CDS encoding SRPBCC domain-containing protein, with amino-acid sequence MVRKDDGVYVVLDRILRAPIEEVWALFSRTGYLQQWIGEFTGNPRTGAVKFRMTAEGDDAEWEDVAIMECEAPHRLHVDVGHAGDSRRMYVHLTEASGHTTVTFAQRLRTLTGEADIGVGWDYYLDRMLAAHDGRPLPRWDDYYPSMLEHYETLCREMSHDLKTEHAAAHRDGTLG
- a CDS encoding DNA-3-methyladenine glycosylase family protein; the encoded protein is MSAVLPAPAPRAEPAAETVYRPAQPIDMPGTLALLGRGPYDPTTQWDLRGMWRTWRTPEGPATLRVLRPASDGSVTAAAWGPGAGWAIAGVPRLLGGDDDWSGLDVSGHRLLRDSLHRNPGLRLARTGQVLEALLPAIIEQRVTSLEAYRSWARLLRWYGEPAPGPAPEGMRVVPTLETWRGIPSWDWHRAGVDPRRARAAQAVLAVGRSLERAAERASTLDEAAAALQTVPGVGLWTAAETLQRSHGHPDLVSVGDYHLAHQVGEALIGKRVDDDGMLELLEPWAGHRQRVVRLIFASGFRFQRRGPRMTVQDHRWH
- a CDS encoding proline dehydrogenase family protein, producing MVEHTDGVETRPAQLAQEAVELVRTWLGESARGEAHDDPAAERLAGVLRDPHGLEFAVGFVDGVARPQDLFVAGYNLQRVAKTIPRFLPWYLRFALWLGGVLGPVLPWVVVPIARRVLRRMVGHLVVDATPERLGPSIDRLRASGDVRLNLNLLGEAVLGEQEAARRLEGTRALLARDDVDYVSIKVSSIVPQLSMWAFDENVERVVERLLPLYELAAASPTPKFINLDMEEYRDLHLTIAVFMDLLSRPQLMNLEAGIVLQAYLPDALDALQTLTEWATDRRIAGGAAVKVRLVKGANLAMEHVDAALHGWPLATYGDKQSTDANYKRVLDWALTPEHTYAVKLGVAGHNLFDVAYAWLLASRRGVTDRIDFEMLLGMATAQAEVVKRTVGELLLYTPVVDPREFDVAISYLVRRLEENASPENFMSAVFELGSDPAAFERERDRFLASVAQLEADPLPRGAAPLPNRQQDRAREREEAEPALTRPPAGSEPPVPSGSPVPAVSDADEASPVEAEGLTSVVLGLTRGSSGLDAPLDIAGAVAAAGGAETDAPSEFRNAQDTDPSLPVNRTWGRRILARSADSDIGAATIAAAVISDARRLEAAIQTVRAAGVEWGARSGAERAALLDRAGRALEANRDRLIEVMASETGKTIAEADPEVSEAVDFAHYYATLARELDTVQGARFVPSALTVVTPPWNFPVAIPAGSVLAALAAGSGVIIKPAPQARRSGAVMVEALWEAGIPHNLLRLVDVAEDDLGQRLVADPRVDRVILTGSYDTARLFRSWRPDLPLLAETSGKNAIIVTPSADIDLAVADIVKSAFGHAGQKCSAASLVILVGSMARSERFRNQLIDATTSLRVGYPSDPMSQMGPLIEPASGKLAHALTTLGAEEEWLVEPKPLDGTGRLWLPGIRSGVQPGSYFHLTEFFGPVLGIMTARNLEEAIRYQNAVEYGLTAGLHSLESEELALWLDTVDAGNLYVNRGITGAIVRRQPFGGWKRSSVGAGAKAGGPNYLIGLGSWVPEQGQSSRSLHLRGLEPRVTQLIESGQSSMDYAAFDLVRRSALSDAIAVATEYHRVKDVSGLGVERNLFRYRPVPVTIRLSEGATLPELLRIMAAGTVARSRFSVSTATPLPRAVHQVLKDREVEVVVESDAHWLSRVRSHRVTAHRIRLIGGDRAALAAALGGSPDVAIYAGPVTASGRVEVLPFVHEQAISITNHRFGNPTRLSEGVI